A window of Macrotis lagotis isolate mMagLag1 chromosome 1, bilby.v1.9.chrom.fasta, whole genome shotgun sequence genomic DNA:
CCAATGGCCAGAGCCAGGAAATAGATCTCAGAGAAACGTGCtgcacaaagggaaaaaaaaaggatatattaaGACTATAGATCAGAATAATTCTCTAAGATATGGAGAATTGTATTTTCAACAtaataaatccccccccccactttacaTGTAAAATGTACTTATCCTTGAGTTAGACTTTCAGGAACAATAGAAAAGAGTCACTGGTTATATGACTATGGAGGATATTACTAATTtcatcaaataaatatataaccaTCCCTTCCCTCAGTTCTTCTCTCTTCCCATATCTTACCTTGATTTTCTATCATCTGACTgacctttggggggggggacaattTTAAACTAGTTTTGGTATGAAGGGAAGAAATATCACCTCTTCTCAGACCTCATTGCTCTctatatcatcattattaagcATGACTTGTCCTCTGTTCCCCCcatgaaaatgtaaattatatagTTCTTTTCTCTCCTTATACTTCCCTTCACCTCAACTTTTTTTATAACAATTTACCTTATTTCTTTTGCCTCATCTATATTTCCAAGCCAAAGTATTTATCTTCTTAGAATTCTTAATTTTGTTTACCACCccttctataaaataaaccctatcCCACCCCCAGTATTTTTAGCAATCATCCTAGAAGATGAATCCTCTCTCTTCCAAAAGCTTTCCACTCCCTCTGAACACTCTCCTCTGGGTGACCTACCTGTCTGTACAACACTGAGTCGAATCTCCCCTATCAAGCCATCAACATCCGGTGGATTCTTCACCTGGCAGGTGAACGTCCCATTGTCATTAAACTGCAGTCTCCAGATCATGATGGAGACATCATTCCGGTTGATGTTTCCATCCCAGACCACCCGGTTCTTAAAATGTCCAGTATTTGGTGGATAGGGCTGTTCATGGAAGTAAAACACCTGGAGAATGAATAGCAGAGCAGTATTTTCAGTCCAGTCAGTACTTCATCTATTCTGCCAATGTCCTGTAAGAAACTATTAAATTTTCTtgtacctgtcttctcttctGCTCAGTCTGCTTTCCTGCAAGCTTTCTCTCTCCCTTGTCTCCAAGAGCAATGTCAGAAGATTGCCATAAATTATCCCACCCAGAACCTCTGGAAAATGATGATACTGTACTTACAAACTCCTCAGGGCCCCCATCTCGGGGCCGGAAGTTCCAGGTGACTGTTAGGGCATTACCCACAGGAGAGAAACTGGAAAAGGTGCATTTTAGACGAACATCTGTCCCATTAACAGCTTCAACTACTCGGGAAGTGTAAACTTCCACAGCTTCTGTGTATTGAACAACTAGgagaaagatcaagaaaaagaTGTATTGTGGGGGGTTACTGCCTACCTATGTCCAGCCCCCACAAGGTTCTGCTAATAGTGATCTGGTGCTCTACAAAGTGTCTCCCATTCCTGTAAGGGGATCTTTGTGGAATTCTGAAGTGCTCCCATCAAAACATCCCAGATAGGCCAAGCAACTAAACAGAAGTATCCCTTTACCCAAACTTAAAGCTATTTACATTCCTAGAATTCAGGACACTTCTATATCCTGTGAGAAGTttactgagttaaaaaaaaaaaaaaacagctaaagCCACACATTGCAATGAAGCAGCCTGGCATGCTCACTTCTCATGGGGTAAAAATTTATCTAATCAGAATTGTTGTAGAATAAAAGCAAGACAGAACATAACTAATTATAAGGGGCATAAcatttgttttgaatttctttgaaattGCCTTCACAAGCAAGGAACTCTGTCACATTCATTAATGCTATATAGTTCCTAACACACTATAGGAGTtcattaaataaacattaaagtgTCCTAAAATATATTTGCTCAAAGCTGCTAAGCTCTAGGATATTTTGCCTAGCATTATTTCTGCCGTCACAGAATCTAGAGCAGAAAGGTATCTTAGATAGCATCTAATCTACTGTAGTCATTtttcaggtaaggaaattgaagcccagaaagTCAAAGGAGTTTGTCCCAAAACATATAGGAAGCAAATAGTGAAAGTGGGATTCAAATCCATTTCCTTTGACTTTAAATCCACCTCCTTCTACTTATGCTACCGCTTCTCATGTGCCTCTCAGGAATAtggacacacaaacacaaattcaAAACCACACTGCTTCATGTGCCTGTAACTTTTCTAAGTGCAGTAGATTTAGTCCCACACAAAATCAGTGACATATTTACCTGCAATATACTGAGCCAAATCCTGCCTGGAGCTGCAGCCTGATAatggtcaagaagaaaataatgtgtaaCTTGAGATCAGAAAGCATTCAGTGTATCTGAATCACTGGCAACTGAACACACCTAAACCTGTTTGTCCAAAAGCAGTTCCCAAAAAACAGCCCACTAATTTGGATTTCAATGGAGTCAAACCAAAGAAAACTGGTGCAACCTCACTAACATAAATTCCCAGGACGTCTTAAACTCACCAACTAACTGTAGCAGGAAGATGGTATAGGAGGAAGACAGACAGAAAAGTTCACATGATCCTTACCTGTGAGTTGTATGTAAAAGAGAAGCGCAGCACATGACGGGCTCTTGCCATACATCAGGGAAATCCAGCCCTCACCCCGATTCGGCAAAGGGCAGACAGAGGGAATCCAGACCCTTCAGAGGTTTCACCAAGGGTAAGAGAGGAGCCCTGTGTCCAAAAGAGTGGAATCTGACTGCTGAGAAAATTCTTGAAGATCCTCTTCACCTCTGGGAATCTGAGCTTTGGTTCTTCTGACTCAGACTAGTTCTCTCCGTTCACTCTGCAGGAATGAAAGGTGGGGCCTCCCAAAcacttccctcttcctccctccctctctaagGCTGCCTGCTTAAAGGACCCAAGTTTTGCTGATCCTCTCTTAGATTTTTCGTATAATCTGGCCCCTGGAAAGCCTCGGAAATAGAGGTGGAGTCAAGTAAAGGGGAGCCAAGTAAAGGGAAATCTATTCCAACCTTTCTTGTTTAATAGTTCACACTATTTAAAACAGGTTTTGGGTGTGCCTTGGAAGCAAATGTTGAAATAATTTCCTGAACACTACCTTTCAGTTATTCCATTTCCCAAAGCATAGACAGCATAACACTGCCTAGGGCTAATTACCAATTgtaaccacccccccccccacccccccacccccccgcaTTAGACTATTATTTGAGCTAGATGAGGGGTTCCTCAAATTCAAAATGTTTCCAGTTTGGGCATGAGCTCCAATCCAAATATTGACTGCATAGTTTAAATAAGACTTGTCATAAGGCTTTACTGGCCACCTAAACTCACCTAGCGCTAAATAGGTATCCTTGGTTCCTACCCCTCCCAACTTCAGTAGATTCTCTACTATAATCCTTACTCTCTTTAACTTTCAGATTTTTCCCTACTAGATTCTTCCTTGCTACCTATAAACTTGACCGTGTCTCTCTCATCCTCACTTGATCCAAGCATCCCAGTTTTCTATCATGTCATATGTctccccttctcagaaaaattcCATGAGAAATCTGTCTATATGTACCTCTCTTCCTACCTTCTTCAATTCTAAACATTGTAGTCTGGCTACTAGTCTCATTGTTCAACTGAGCTACTCTCCAAAGTTActgatgatctcttaattgccagatctaatggtcttttctcagttccCACCCTCTCTAACTCTCAGCAGCCTTTCACATTGTCAGTCCCCCTCCCCTCTTAACTCTCTTTTAGACTTCATAAGGTTGCTCTTTTCCAGTTCTCCTAGCTGTCTGACAGATCTACAGTTTCCTTTACTAAATCTTTAGGAAATACCTACTGTGATTGTCTGAAAGACTTGGTCCTGAGCCCTCCTCTTTTTCCAACTATGCTACCTTATTTGGTTATCTTATCAGCTCCCAAGGACTCAAATTAGCATCTCAGTTGATTTCTAGATATGTATCTCCCTATTTATTCTCTTTCATGATCTCTAAGCCCTCACCACTAGCTATCTGTAGATCAAATTACATTCACAAGAAAAGATCTCAATTTTCAGAGGTTGTGGAATATCAAGGttgtagaatcacagaattaaaaAGAACTAACATCCCCATTTCCATCAATGATCTTCCTAATATGGTTTCTAGTCCTTTTTCATAATGTCATAAGATATAAAGaccatgcatttattaaatgcctattgtcATCCAAGGAATCACAAGCATGtggtatacaaaaataaaagtgaaactaTGCCTACCCTCACAGAACTTACATACTAATGATGGATacctgtataaatatatacatgtacctatgtaagtatatacaaaataaatacaaggtaattgtGGGAGGGAGTCCAAtctattcattttactgatgagaaaactgagacccaaagagggtAAATGGCAGTAAATGCCAAACTCACAACTCTTGATTCCATATGTGGCACTTTTTCCATTATACAACCCAAAGGCCACATGAGCTTACAGTTCTCTAAAAACCCTACTTCTACACTTGAACTACTTCCTAACCAAATCTTCCTCAGCTCAGTATGAAGCATAAAAGCAGAATGtttcttattcatttaatttcttacaaTTTGAATTAGATACCACAATCTTAAAGAAGAGggtaataataacattttagCTACCTGGATATCATCTGCCCTCTACTAAGACTCTAGAATGTTTAGAAGTATAAACAGGATTCTTTCTAGAAATTTAGGGGGATTCAACTGGGATTGGGAATAGCGGTgaaggtaggaaaaaaagaaaatatacaatatCATCATGGgtataattacattaaaaaaaggtGACCTGAACCCCAAAGATTCCAAACAATATCATAAAAAACTTGACCTGAGAATGGGGCACAACAAAAGGCCTCAATATAGAGTCCAGTTCACCAAAAGAGCAAGATGCACCTGGACATTTTTTCCAATCCTCAAGACTCAAACGTCTTTGAAATAGGAACCATTCACCAACAATAAAACAGCTTTAGCTGTTTCCATGGTCTAGGATACCAAGatccaaaagatttttaaaaattcattaaggaCCTGAATCATAGGgatgcaaatatatttatttcaacatTAGGAATACATCAGCATGATTATATTAAAATCCAAAACCACATGATTCTCTCAATAAAAGCAgcaaaagacattaataaaatacaatattcttttatgctaaaaaaacctacaaaatatAATAAGCAAAGAGAAACTTATTTTAAGTATCATAAAAAGCATATGCAATGGGTATACACTAGAAACTTTTTCAGTAAACACAGGAGTAAAGCAAGGGTGCTGATTCTCCTCACAGTTatttgaaattatatgaaaaatgttagCAACAGCAATAAAGACAAGGGAAAGGAATTAAAGTAATAAGTGAACAGGGAATAACACTATGGCTGTTTACTGATGACAATTTACTTGGAAACCATCAAGGAATCCACAAGAATGCCAATTGaaataactttagaaaagtttcaagttgtaaaataaatcctcaaaaatcaataatatagctatataataatagtaacagtCTTAAGAAGcaataatcaaaaagaaaatccaaataattacaaaatacataaaacatctgatgattaaaatgtaaaaaaatttaaatatattcaattaaaaaagcactccttaaaaaattttgaaagcaaACTAAATAACTGAAGGATATTCAGTGCTCATAGAAGGACCAAAACAAtatcataaaaatcaaaatactgccaaaattaatttacatttttaatactatttcaAATGAAATACCAAGAGGATACTACAGAATTcgataaataataacaaaattcatttagaaaaaaatctagattattaaggaaaatgatgaaaagaaataaggacAATGGAAGACTAGCATTTCTAGACCCcagactatattataaagcactatatgatattgattaaaaatagattaataaaatagactAGACAAGAGATTCAGAAACAATAGAAATCAATAATCCAGTATTTGTCAAAGTGGAAAACCTGAATTactagaaaaattggaaagtatTCTGGAAGAAATTAGGTTTATCCTAACCTTTACATCACATTACATTCTAAATGGATATAGGACCTTAATATTAAATATCATactatgaaaagaaagaaaaacagatcaTATGCCTGTCATAATCATGAGTAAAAGATGTATTCCtaatcaaacaagagatagaagcAACTGCAAAAAACATTAACTTTGATTACTTGAAACTAAAAAACCTCTGCATGGACAATATTAATACATCTAGCATAAGAAAGGAAgtgatcaaatgggaaaaatatctttgtataaaatttctctaataaggatTTAGTATCcaagttttatataaaatttatgtacatacacacatacccacTAATAGCTATTCCCTAATAGAtaatgaacaaaatatattaacaatGAACAAAGAGTTCTcaaaaaaactgcaaaatattcacaatcacatgaaaaaaaatgaaactcaaaacaaccctgagatttCATTTCATATTCTGCAAAGTGGCAAAAATGACTCCCAAAAGGGGCAACAATAAATAGGAAAATACATACATTAATATATTGATGGTGGAACTGTGAAATGGTAcattcattttggaaaacaatttgaaattatgcaaataaagtattaaaatgtccataccctttgaatcagagattctattagagagaaaaatacatgGGATATTATggtgttataagaataaaaaaaaatcaataaatacttttttaagtcAATGAGACAGAAACATTGTAATAAGTAAATGAGTTagcataataaaaacaataatggaAGACCAGAGAGATTACTGGGCTGCTAAGAGGTGAGTTTGTCTAGAGATCTATCTCTTATCAAAATCTTGTGTTTATCAACTCTCCAGATGACTTAATAAACTAGAAATTCTATAGTGATCCTACCTAAACAGTAAACAGACAATTATAtcatgaaaatgagaaagaaacagatcaataagaatttaaaatatgaaagaaaaaaatgggaaaagatccagaaagaggtaaagaaaaactacaggggagaaggaaagaaagaaaagatagaagaggAACTATAGTGAAAGGAAGTATGAAAACCTGGAACTGACATTTCAAAAAAAggagcactttaaaaaaaaaacttccagagAGCTATTAggattgaggcaaatagaagaataaattacatgaaaatttttactttctcctatatatatatatatatatatacatatatatatatatgtatgtatatatacacatattttttttttttgcttgagtATGGAGAAGGTTGCTTCACCTCCCATTCCACAAAGGGGTTTTTTAGATCCTAGTTCAGAAACCCTCCTTTGTGGGAATGAACTTGATAAAGGTAATGATTTGAAGATAAGATAGCCTTTTTAGTAAGTAGGTCAGGAGAATTTAGTCCCAGAGGGTTAGGAAAAGGCAGGGCTTAGGAAATTGTATCTTCTTGGCTTTCTAAACCTCACTAAAATGTAGTTTTAGAGAAAGAAGCAGTAGAGCTaggagttttgatttcttttgtgagTTAAAAAATTTGATGAAAGAGGTAGAGTTATCAAAGAACTCAGGGAAGCTGGAATAAAAGCCAGCAGGGGGTGAACCAggcaggaaaaagaaaacaaactgccTGTTGTCAGAAAACTGAGTCCAGGATCCTCTCCCCAAGGAGCTGATGTCCTCTGGGCCTCTTGCCAGTCCTTTTCCATTCCTCAGCAGAGTTCATGCTCTGGAACCACACCCAGGTCCTCCCACTAACAAGAGTGGTCCTGACAGCATCCTGGTCCTCTCCTTTCTGAGGCCCAGCAGGAGTCTGTCAACCTGCTGAGcttgaagaagaaatgaaatttgaagtTCGGTCGCACAGTGGGGCTCCAGAGCCTCCCAACAATGactcaattcaatttatttattaaaaatatgctttGGGCAAGAGACTGTGCAAGGACCAGGAATGCACAGATTCTGCTCCAAAGGAATTTATACTCTAAAGTTAGGACAACGTAGACCAATAGTTGTGATTCTAAGGACTAAGCAATAAgtctaaataaaatttgaaagcaGTGTGCTGGAATGCGTTTGAGAAGAGACAGTCAGTTTAAAAGCATgaattaagcacctaccatgggCCAAAGCACCAAGAAtacaaggaagaaaaggaaaaagtaatgtCTAATGTAAAGAACTATATATGACATACAACCTTATAgaaggtattatatatatatatatatatatatatatatatatatatatatatatatataaaacagaataTAGTGGGAATTTTATTTGAAGAACAGTTGGAAGGTCAGGGTCATGGAATGAAGGGTATGAAGGGTATCAGGTGGAAGAGGAAGTAAGGGATAAGAAGACTATAGTTTAAGGGATCAAATTATGGAGGACTCTGAACACTAAaaaagaggattttgtatttgatcctggagttcAAAGGAAGCCACTGGGGTTGTTGAGTTGGAGGTTGACACAACCATACTGTACTTTCAGAAGATCACTTTGGCATCCAAGTAGAGGATATATTGCTATAGGGAAAGACCTATGGCCAATAGACCAACCAACAGGCAATTTcaatagtccaggcatgaggtAATGAGAACCTACACTAGGGTAGTAGGActatcagaggaaagaaggggctATATACAAAAGATTCTATGCAAGTAAAATAAACAGGAATTGACAGTTGAGAGAAAGTGAGCATCAAGGATGGGATACTCAACAGCAACagaaaagttaggaagagaggaaagtttagggggaaagataattcAGTCTTGgccatgttgagtttaagatgcctatGGGATAATGGTAGTCTGGAGGTTAGGAGATAGGATAAGATAGAATAATATTTGAGAATCTCCAACAAAAAGTTGAACCTATATAAATTGATGAGACCACCATAAGATCTcccaagaggaagaagagaagatggcCCAGGACACAGCCCTAGAGGACATCTATTATTAGTGGGTGTGACCTGAATGAAGATCCAGCAAGGGAGGCTGAGGAATGGACAGAGAGGTTAGAGGAAAACCAGTGTAAAgtactgtttaaaaaataaacaaacaaacaacataaATGAAGcctagagagaagagattatCAAAGAAGCTTATGAATAACTTATAAAGTAATATCATTCCCCTCTTCAGAACCCTTCAATGGTTACCTTTTTGCATGTCAAGTAAAATTTAAAGCTTGGCATTCAAGACCTTCCATAAACTGGCACTTCCTTACTTTTCCAGTCTaataccctttctttt
This region includes:
- the MPZL2 gene encoding myelin protein zero-like protein 2 isoform X2 produces the protein MYGKSPSCAALLFYIQLTVVQYTEAVEVYTSRVVEAVNGTDVRLKCTFSSFSPVGNALTVTWNFRPRDGGPEEFVFYFHEQPYPPNTGHFKNRVVWDGNINRNDVSIMIWRLQFNDNGTFTCQVKNPPDVDGLIGEIRLSVVQTARFSEIYFLALAIGSACALMVLIVIVVVLCQHSRKRRYRSHVAVETVS
- the MPZL2 gene encoding myelin protein zero-like protein 2 isoform X1: MYGKSPSCAALLFYIQLTGCSSRQDLAQYIAVVQYTEAVEVYTSRVVEAVNGTDVRLKCTFSSFSPVGNALTVTWNFRPRDGGPEEFVFYFHEQPYPPNTGHFKNRVVWDGNINRNDVSIMIWRLQFNDNGTFTCQVKNPPDVDGLIGEIRLSVVQTARFSEIYFLALAIGSACALMVLIVIVVVLCQHSRKRRYRSHVAVETVS